The window GGGAAGGACGGATGCCTCCCTACCGGGTCGTGCTGGACCGGCTCGATCGAGGCGACCGTCCGGGAGCGCTCGCCGCCCTCGAGGCTCCCGGGACGGACGACCCCACAGCGGGGGAGTCCGGCCCTCCTACCCGCATCCTGCAACTGCTCCGCGCGCTGCTGACGCAGGCCCCCATACGCATCTCAGCCGCGAACGCGGAGCAGGAGCCTCCGCCGGGCCAGCACGAGGAGAGCCGGCTGCTCGTGACCCTCGAACGGGCTGGCAGCGCCACGCTCGCTCTGCGTGAAGGACGCGTAGAGGACTTGGTGACGGACGCAGCCGCTGCGGCGGACGCGAGCGTACCCTCACGTCCCTGGCTCACGCTCTATATCGGCAGCCTGCTCCAGGGCGCGTTCCGCTTCACCGGGGATCCCATGCTCCGGGACCGGGCGCTCGAGCAGCTTTCGCAGGTAGCGGACCGGATCGAGCACCCCCACCTGGCCATCAGCGCGCGCGCTCTGATGGGTACGGTCCATCTCATGGGCGGGAGCTACCACGCTGCCCTCGACGCCTGTGCCTCCGCCATTGCCCTGGCGGATGCGAGTGGTCTCGCCAGCGGCCCCGCGGTCGCGCTCGCCCATCAGTTTCGTGGCTATGTGCTCTTCGAGTGGAATCGCCTGCAGGAGGCGGAGGACGCGCTCGCTCGTGCCTGGGAGTTGGCGGGGCCCAACGGGCGCGGCGTGCGCAGCGGCGTCGCGCGCGTCCGCGCAGCCGTCGCTACCGCCCGCGCCGACGGGGCCGCGGCCGAGCGGTGGCTCGACGAGTTGGAGCGCATCGTAGCCGAGCCCATGACGCTACGGAACCGCGAGTGGCTGGCGGCCGTCCGCGTGCGCGCCCGCCTGGGCTCCGGCGATCTGGGCGCTTTGGCGGACTGGCTCAGAACCTACGACTACCGACCCGAAGAGCTGGCCCGCAGCGAGAGCCGCGCGCTGGCGGCCCGGCTTCACGAGCTCGAGCACCTGCTGGCCGTATTGGAGGGACTGGGCGACTGGGAGGCGCTCCTCGCCACGGCGCCCCATCTGCTGCGGGCCAGCGGATCGCTTCGCCACTGGTACGCAGTGCGTGCCTTGAGCGCGGAGGCAGTGGCCTTGCACGCGCTCGGCCGCTACGGGGAGGCCGAGACTCGCTGGAGCGAGGCGCTCACGCGCGGTGCCCGCGGATCGTTCGTGCGGGTCTACCTGGAAGGGGATCCACGGCGCCTGGATCTGTTGCACGACGCCGCCCACGGCACCGGGGCCGCCGTCGCCCAGGCCCGTCGTGTGCACGCTGCGACCGACCCCGCTCCCGACCCGTCCGCACTGCCGCCGCTCAGCGAACGACAACGCCTGGTGCTGTCGAGCCTGGCACGAGGTTGCTCCAACAAGGCCATCGCTCGGGAGCTCGGTCTGTCTCTGAGCACGGTAAAGACCCACCTCCGTGCGCTCTTCGTGAAACTGGACGCCTCCTCACGCACGCAGGCGCTGGCCCATGCCCGCCGTCGCGGCTTGCTCTGACCGAAGCGGCCACCGAAACCTGCCCCCGTCGTCCCCCCGTATCTCAGAGAGGACCCCACCACCGGAGCCGGACCATGGAAGCGTTTCTCGACCGCCTGCACGCGCAGGCCCGTGCCAATCCGTTCTTCCAGCGCCTCGCGGTGGTCAGCCGCATCCTGCTCGCGGTCGGGTTCATTCCGCCCTCGATCACGAAGATCTTGGGTCACCGCTTCACCAGCCTGGGATTGGACACACCGGTCGGCTACTTCTTCGACGCGCTGCACCGGACCGGGGCCTGGTGGCAGTTCATCGGGTGGAGCCAGTTCACGGCCGGTGTCCTGCTGCTGATCCCGGCCACGGCCACCGTGGGGGCGGTTCTCTTCTTTCCCATCATCCTCAACATCTTCGTGATCACTGTGGCGGTGGGCTTCACGGGCACACCGTTCGTGACCGGACCCATGCTGTTGGCGGCGTTCTTCCTGCTCTGCTGGGACTACGACCGCCTCAAGCCCATGGTGTGGCCCACGTCACGTCGCGACACACCGCCGCTGGTGCTCACGCGCGTCGAGATCGCTGGCTATCTGGTGGGAGGGGCGGCCGCGCTGGTGGTTCTGACGGCCATCCGAGGCCTGGTACCACGCGGTGTGGTACTCCCCGCCCTGGTCACGGGCGCGCTGGCGGCACTGCTCGTGCTGGCGGGATGGATCCAAGCGGCGATGCGGCACACACCCGACCCCGGGAGCGTCCGGTAAGCGACCTGTTGCGCGCAGGGCCCCGCACCTGTGCAGAGCTCGCCTAGTAGCCCGGCCAGTGCTCCCGTTTTCCGATGACCGCGATCACCGCTTCCGTCAGCTCGTCCCCACGATCACTGTTGGTCAGAACCACAAGGCCGTAGCCGAGGGTGGGATGCGCCAACATCCCTCCGCGGAAGCCGTCGTTGGCACCGGCGTGCCAGAGGTACGTCTGACCGTGGATGGATCGCAGGCCAACGCCCAGTCCATAGCGTTCTCTGACTTCGGCGATCAGCATCTCCGCGCTCTCGCGCGAAAGCACTCTGTTCGACTGCCCACGCAGAGAAAGCTGGAGCTCGATGAGAAAGCGCGCGTAGTCGGACGCCGTCGTCCACAGCGCCGCCGCCGCGCTTTCCGGGTAGATATGGTGGCCACCGGGCACGGCGCTGCCGTTCGCGTAGTAGCCCGATGCGGTCCTGTCCCGCCACGCCTCTGCCAGCGGTTGCTCATAGGTGCTCTCGGACATGCCGATGGGAGTGAGCACGCGTTCGCGTACGAACTCGGCGAAAGGCACGCCAGTGACGTCTCGCACCACCAGGTCGGCGATTTCGTACCCGCCTCCCGAGTAGCTGAACCGGGTTCCCGGCACCGACTCCACCACCACCGGAGGAGAGTTCGCGGGTGGCTCACCGTTCAGGATCTGAACGAGGGAGGGGACCGCCTCACCGTAGCGGTACCCGCGGAATCCATGCACGGTGGTGCCGGCCGTGTGACTGAGGAGCCGCCGCAGCGTGACTTTTTCAGCGGCCTGCAGGCCGTTGTCAGGAACCTGCCAGGACGTGAGGTAGTCGTTCACGTCCTGGTCCAGCGACAGCGCGCCTTCCTGGGCCAGGCGTACGATGCCCACTGCCGATACGGCCTTGGTCAGCGATGCCGCCTGAAAGAGCGTGTGCTCGGTGACGGGATCCCGGGTGGCGCCGCTCTTGACTCCGTGGGTCTCCGCGTAGTCCAGGCCGAAGTCCCGGATGACTGCGACGCTCACACCATTGATGCCGTAGAACTGCATCCAGGCCGCGATATCATCGCGATGCTCCGGGCCGGCCGGATCGCGGCACCCCTCCAGGCAAGCACCGCCTACGACGGCTACGAAGGCAACGACCGAACGAAGCGCTCCCACCCCGCACATACGACCCACCCCCGCTGTCCCGCACCGATCAGGTCCAGGGGATGACACACCTTCAGTCCTACCCCGCCTTCGACAGCCGGTTCGCGCATCAAGCTCTCCCGCAGGGAGTGCGCCCCGCCGCACCTAGCCTGGATAGACCCTGATCCAGCGAGGCAGCGTGGAACCGGCCCACCCCCCGAGCAACGCACCGCCGGCGGTCAATACCGCTCCCCACGGTCCCAGCCCTCGTGAGCAAAGGCCCGGCTCCGCCCCGAAGCCCCAAAGCCACACGCCTCATCATCCAGCCCCTCGTACGCTCAATGCCGCGGCGGCTGCGCGCTCCACCACCAGAACGGAGCGAGCGGCCTCTCCACGGGCCAGACCTGGTCCAGGGTGTCGCCGTCGTAGAGCTCGCCGTTCTTCATCACATAGTGGACGGAGTTGGTGTTGCGGATGTCGTCCAGCGGGTTCCGGCGCAGCACCACCAGGTCCGCGAGCTTGCCCACCTCGAGGCTGCCGAGGTCCTCCGCGAACCCGATGATCTTGGCCCCGTCGATAGTCGCGGCCTGCAACACCTCTCGCGGAGTCATGCCCCCCATCGCCAGTGCCCACATCTCCCAGTGATAGCCGAGACCCTGCAGCTGGCCGTGCCCCCCCACCCCTACCAAACCGCCTGCGCGTTGGATCTCGGCGGCGGCGGCAGCGGCCTCGTCGAAGCTGAACTCGTCCTCCCGCACCCAGCGCCCGCGTCGGCGCGACATGTCGTCCAGCACGTTGTGGGGATAGAAGCGATTGAGCTTGGGGTCGTCGTGCACCTCGGTGGTGGTGTAGAAGTACTCCTCGGCGATGGGGCCGCCGTATTGCACGAGCAGCGTAGGCGTGTAGGCGATCCCTGTGCGTACGAACAGCTCCCGCACGTCCTTGAAGAGCGGCACGACCGGAAGGGTGTGCTCGTTCCCGTGGAATCCGTCGATGGCGTGCGTGAGATCGAGCTTGAGATCCCGCCCCCCTTCCGTGGTGGGCATGAGCTGCAACTCTTTGGAGGCCTGCACCACCCACTGTCGCTGCTTGCGGTTGCCCACCATGTACGACTTGATGTTGGGCGTGCGATAGTGGTGCTTGTAGCGCTTCAGATAGCTGAGCGTGGCCTCATAGCTCTGGAAGTCGTTGGAGCTGAACACCCCGGGACCAGTCATGAATGCCCGCTCCCCCACCGCCTGCCCCGTCTCCACCAGGTCCTGATACGCGAAGTAGTCGTTGGTCGAGGTCTGCACATCCAGGCCCGCCGTCACGCCATAGGCCAGGTTGGCCACCAAGGACCAGTTCTGGGGCTCCAGCACGTCGTGGGTGCGGAACTCCCAGTGCGCATGCGTATCGACAAACCCCGGTACGATGAAGCGCCCCGACACGTCCACCTCGCGCGCGCCGCTCGGGATGGGCACGGAACCCCGGGCGCCCAGCCCGACGATGCGGTTGTCGGTCACGATCAGATCCGCATTGGGGATCACCTGATCCCCGTTCATCGTGATCACCGTGGCACCGCGTAGCGCGATCGTCCCCGACGGGGTGGCGCGCGGGAACTCCATCACGATTTCGACGGCCTCGACCGCCGGATCGTCGTCGAGGGCGGGCTTGGCCGCGCTCGAGTCCGCACTCGCGGTGTCCGGGCGCGCGCCGGCACGCGCTCCTCCCTCCTCGGGCGTGAAGTCGAGACTGGCGAAGGGCCGCCGATAGTACGTGGAGCCAATCGCCCAGGTGATGGTCTCCCCTCCGTCGGCCCAGGCGAAGTAGTCGGCCCCGATGTCGGTGATTCGCTTGGTCGGCATCGAGGGGCTGCGGATCGCGACGCTGGCCGGATCCGATTGCACGGGAGGCACGGCCATCACGTGCAGCTGGTTCCCGACCGCGGCCAACGCCCACTTCCCGTCGGGCCGCATGACCACGGCCTCGGCCGCGGGCGGCTGGGGCGCTCGCGGACTGGGCGGCCCGGTCACCTTCAGATGGGTGCGGCGGTCGCTGCCATCGTAGCGCAGTGAGATCAGCCCGTCGTTGGAGTAGACGAAGATCCGGTCTGGGTCGTTCCCGAAGTGCGGGACGCCGAGGCCTCGGGCCGGCGAGACCAGGTGCACGTCCCCACCGTTGACGTCCAGCCATACGAGGTCGAGCGGAACACGCAGTCCTCCGAACTCGGAGAACGTCTGGTGACGCATGTACGCGTTGGCCCGCAGGCCCACCAAACGGGTTCCGTCGGGCGAGAAGGCGAGATCCGTGTAGAAGGCCTCGTGCTCTGTGAGGCGCTGCGGCTGCCCCTGACCGTCCGAACGCATCTTCCAGATGTGCCCGCCCTGCATGTCCCAGGTCACATACGCGATCCAACGGCCATCGGGCGACCACACCGGCTTGAATTCCCAGGCGTCCGTGCGAGTCAAACGGCGGGGCTCTCCGTCCGGCAGGTCCATCACGTACACCTTGGTCAGTACCGAGAACGCCAATCGCCGACCGTCCGGTGACTGCCGTGGATCTTGCACCAGACGAGCGCGCACCGGCCCCTGGGGCACCCGGTACGGGAAGTTCAACTCCGGACCGACTTCGAGGGACACATGGGCGTTGAAGGGGATGACGCGCACGCTGCCATCGGCGACCGAAACGCGCTTGATACGACCCTGCTCCGTGAAGAGAACGGCGCTCCCGTCGGGAGTGAAGGCGTAGCCGGGGAGCACGTCGCGGCTGGGCGCTCCGCCCGTCTCCTGTTCGTCACGTTGGATCGGGTAGACCAGCCAACGGTCCGCGCCGCTCTCCAGATCGCGAATTCGCAAGCCGGTCTGCGTCTCGTGCCGCGTGCCGTACACGAGCTGCGTGCCGTCCGGCGACAGAAGCGGACGGATGGCGCTGCCTTCGCTCTGGGTCAGGACGTCCACGTCACCGCTGCGCAAGTCGCGACGCGCCACCTGCCAAAGGGGGAAGCGCCCGCCCTGCCCTCCAGCCGCGCGCGCCGCATACACGTAGCGCCCGTCCGCCGAGAGCACCGCCCCCAACTCCGCGGGACGTCCGCCGCCCCCGCCGGCACCCCCACCCCCGGGCGCGCTGCCCCCGCCCAGCGTGAGGCCACTGCCGCCGTTCACGTGCACCATGTGCAACTCGGTGCTGCGAGCCCGCTCCGTGTAGACGATGTACTGAGAGTCCGCGGTCCAGGCCGGGGACATGACCGCGTTCTGGCTTTCCCGGGTGAGCTTGCGTGCACCCGTGCCGTCGATCTTCGCCACCCACAGGTTGTCCGCCCCGTCCCGGTCCGAGATGAAGGCGATCCACTGGCCGTCCGGCGACACCCGGGGTTGGCTGTCGTAGCCCTGGCCTTCCGCAAGGCGCACGGCGTCCCCGCCCTCCATGGGCAGGCGGTACAGATCTCCCAGCAGCTCGAAGACGATGCTCTGCCCGTCGGGCGTCACATCCAGCGAGATCCAGGTCCCCTCGTCCGTGTCGAACTCCACGGTACGCTCCGGTACCAACGGCAGATCGCGCTTGGGCTTGGTGCTGTCGGTCGGCTGCTGCGCGTGGAGCCCCGCGGTCGTCGAGGCGAACAACAGGCAGACACCGATGGCCGACGGGATTCGGAAAGGCCGCATGGACGGAACTCGCTGACGCTCGGGGTAGTGCCCGCCGGGGCGCGGGCGATGGGGAACCACCCACGGTCGGGCGCCTTCCCGGCCTCCGCAAGCGCCGAGCGTACCTCTCCCGCGTAGCGGACGGGAACCAGGGTAGCGGCGGTGCCTGCTACCGCTCCTCGTTGGAGGAACCCACCACCCGCGGTGACGCGCTGGGCCGGAAGACCAGGTCGTCCAGGGACACGATGAGGTCGCGGAGGTAGCCCGGATTGCGTTCGGTCTCCAACAGCCCCACCGCCACGTACTTCTTTCCGTCCCGCTCCACCAAGGCGGCATCGGCGTGCCAGCGGCTCCAGGTCCCGGACTTCCGGTAGATGCGCGACCCCGGCCGGGCATCCAACCCGGCCACGAACTTATGGTGGATCGCCGGCTCGCCCATGATGTCCTTCATTTCCGCGGACGCCCAGGGACTGATCAGCAGACCCTGATCCATCATCACCATGAAGCGCGCCACCTGCCGGGCCGTCGCCCCGTGTGACAGCTGCGCAATCGGATCGCGACGCCACAGGCCCATCCCGCCGTAGCCCCTTCCGACCCATATGCCGCCGTTGCGCGCCTGGGAGTAGAGCTGATAGCGCGGCTCCTGCAGCACGTTTGCGATGGTCTGGAACCCGACGCGACGGATCAACTCACTCGACTTCTGGTTCGACGAGTTGCGGATCATCAACTCGAGATCCCTACGCAGCTCCGGCGTGTACTCCAGCTCGCCTTTTTCGACCTGATCGAAAACACCGAGCAGGATGCCGATTTTCGGCAGGCTCGCCGCGTAGCGCATGTGGTCTTCGTCGTATCCGGCGTAGCGGACGTGCTCCGGATCACTCAGGTCGATGAGCGCCACCGACAATGCCCCTTGCCGCACCAGATCGCGGAAGGGTGCCCGGGCCAGTACCCGCTCCAGGCCGCGTTGCAGACTCGCGTCCGGATCGGGAAACGAGAAGCTCTCCAGGGTGCCCCCACCACTCGCCCGCACGGGGACGCTGCTTGCGCCCGAATCCCCGACACGCTGCGCCAGGGCCGGAGTCGACGGAAGCCAAAGGGCGAGCACGAAGAATAGAAGGACCCGCGTCTTCAAGGACGGACCTCCGCTGACGATTCGGTGGAGCCGGACGCCGGCACATGCAGACCCCGGATGAACCGTTCGATCTGTGTGCCCAGCTCGGCATGCTCACTGGCTGAATTGACCTTGAGCACGTTGCTCATCATCGAGATGAGGTAGACATGCTGTACTGTGTCCGGTCGCGCCGGCGCCTCCACGATGGCCACGGCATGCATCAGGTTCTCGGCGTTGCCGCGGTACTGGCCGCAGGAGTACCCCTCTTCGGGACGGCATCGATAGAGGGATCCGGATTTGAAGTAGACCGCGGCCTGATCGAGCTCGGGAGAGAAGGCGTAGCGATAGCGCCGCCGCGTGAAGTAGAGCAGCCGCTTCATCTCCTCGCTGCTCCAGCGGTCCACCACCTTGCCCTGCTCCAACTTGAGCAGCCAGCGCACCAACTCCTGTGGAGTGGCGTAGCTGGAGCGCCCCGGAATGATCCGCTCGGCACCCCGGGTGAAGAACGTGCGCAAGCGGAGCTGTTCGGTATCGAGGCCCATCTCCCGCAGGGGCGCCTCCAGCACCTCGATGGCCCGATCGGTGAGCTCGGCCTTGGGGGTGTTGGCGAAGAAGGCGTCTTCCTCTTCCTTGGACACCGGGTAGCGCGACCCGAAATGGTTCATGAGGAGGACGTGCTTCCACACCATCGACCCCGCTGCGTTGGAGCTGGGTGAGACCATGTGGTCCAGCCACTCCCACAGCGTGAATTCGTCGCCGATGCGGATGGAGCGATGGGTGACGCGCGTCATGTCCTCGTTGACCACCGGGACCTCGTGGGAGTTCGGCATGACCCAGGCGTCAGCGACGATCCGGGTGGTGCGCAGCAACTCCTCGCGGGCGGCCAAGTCGGTGGGAAAACGCTTCCTCAGCTCGTTGAACAGCCCTGTCATCACCAGCAGCTTGCCCACGCTCCCGGGGATGTAGCCCTCGTTGGGTTTGACCGCAGCGTAGCGCGGATGCTGGGGATCGGTGATGTCCAGCACCGCGACGCGGTAGGAGGAGTGTCGCCGCCCGACGATCCGCTCGATCCCCTCTTGCAGCGCGGCATCGCGCGGCGTATCCGCCCCTACGTCGAACGAGGGATTCGTATCGGCCAGCCGCAAGCGGATGGCGCTGCTGGGGAGCTGAGCTCCGGGCTTGAGACGAATGTTGCCCGGCAAGGCCCCGTCGTTGATCTGACGATAGACGCGCAGCCGACGGATGCCGGTGCGCTCGTACCCGTCCAGCGGATAGGAGTCGGCCCTACCGGGCAGAGCCACGACCGCCGCGGCGGCCAGGCACAGCCCGCCCAGAGCGGAAAGACCCCGCCCCCGCGAGACCCGCCAGCGGCGCTGCGACTTCAACGCGACAGCTCCCGCATGAGGCCGTCTCGCTCGAGCACGGGGAGTCGTTGCACGGGGGCGGAGAGATCGACAGGGCGCGAGCCGTTCTCCAGCGCTTGGCGATCCAGGAGGGAGAGGGTGCCCATCAACTCGGAGCTCCGGAAGCGAACGAACGGCCGAATCTGGAACAGCCAGAGCTTGCCGCCTTCAAATCCGAACTCCATGTCCCAGACCTCATCGTGTTGTTCGGGGGGCAGGCGCCGCTCCCACTCGCGCACCACGCTCCGCAGCTGCTCCAGGTCGCTTTCTCCGAGCAGCGTGTCGGGCAAGGCAGCGACTCGCCATTCCGTGCCGCCGGCCCCGCGATCGACGAGCGCCCGGCGCCGAGGCGCTTTGGCTTGGGTTAGCAGAAGCCCGCCGGTGGCGTTCCGTGGAAGAACCACCGTTTCGGCCTCCTCCCCGTCCACCGCGCCCCCGACGCCCTCGGCGGTGACGACCGTGAGGGAGTCCGGCCCGTACTGAAGCCCAGACGTGATCAATACCCCGGACCGGTCCGAATGGATGCTCTCCAGGAGGAGCACCGACGGATAGACCGAGCCCTGCTCCTCCAGGATCTGCTTGCGCCAGAGGTAGGCCCGCTCGGAGAAAGGCGATGTCCAGACACGCTTTACGGAACTCAGGATGTCGTCCACGCTCCGCCGGTGGGCCACCGTCAGGTTGAGGCCGGCGCCCGAGAACTGGGGCAGATCCTCGACGTTGGTGTCACTGCGCACGAAGACGCCGCCGGTGGGCTCGCCACCGAAGGTGGTCCGCACGGCCGCTGCGATCGCTTCCTGCACGTCCGGCTGCCAGGGGAGCGCCTCGATGGCCCGGCGGACCCAGGCGAGTCGCTCGAACATGTACCCGTCCACCTCGGCCTCGGAGGCGCCGCCCGCCGTCATGGTCGCGGCCGTGGTGTACGCCTCCCGGAGCGCCTGCAGAACCGTGGTCTCGCTCCCCTCGAAGGGCCGGTCCACGTGGCGGGCGAACATCCCGAAGGGGAGCGCCACGCCACGCGACACGTGGTCTGGGAACGCATAGGCCAACTCGCCCAGGTTGGCCGCTTTCGGGCCCACCAGCACACCCGAGATCGACGCCCGCAGACTGTCCAGGGGCACGGGCTGCCACCGGTCGAGGTGCAGCCGCGAGGTATCGAGCCGCAGCCTGGGCGGCGGCTCCACGCGGGTCGCGTCGATCAGCGCCCGCTCGGGGCCCTGCACCTGGTCCGGGCGCTCCAGAAAGACCCGACCCAGCGGCGAGACGGCGAACAGGACGTCCTGACCGGAGACGCGGCGCAGCTGATCGAGATAGGCCGAGCTGACCACCGCGTTGGGGATGCCCAGGTTCCTGGCCAGAAGCTGGACGTGCGAAAGCAGATTGCCCTCATCCAAGGTCAACACCCCGGCGACTGGCCGCAGCTCGGGCGTGGTGGCCGGGATGACGTAGATCCGGTCGCTCTGGGCGGACTCGAGATCGTGCAGGTCCGCCACTTCCAGCGGACGTAGCGCCAACCCCGGATTCAAGCCTCGTGCGCCGCTGGTCACGTTCCTCCCCAGCAGGCGGTGGGGAGCCTCCAGCACCAGGTCGGCATCGGTGACCAGGGCGTCGATGTGGAGCGAGAGCTGGAGCAGCGCCGATCCCCGGACCAACGCATCCAGGAACCCGGCGGCTTTGGGTTCGACCGCTTGGTAGCGTTCCTGCACGGGCCCGAAGGTGGCGCGGGCCGTCCCCCACCCCCAGTCGAGCGCGCGAGCCAGATACGCCAGCGCGCTGCGGTACTCCAGCGCGGTCAGAGCCGGGGCCGCACGCAGCTCGGCCACGGCGGTGCGCAGCGCCTCGCCTTCACGACCCGACAGGAATCCCGCTCCCTGGGCCACATCCGCCAGCGCCATCAGCCGCCGCAGCCCCTGGTCGCGGGTGGGGGCGTCGCCCGCGGCCGTGGCCTGGGCCAACGTGAACGCTCTCTCCTGGACCGTCAGGGCGAGGTCGAGCAACACGAGGTTCCCGCGACCGTCCCGGCTCGTGGTCACGTGATCCCGGATGGCTCGCAGCAGGGCGCCGGCAGCGGCCAGGGCGGAATCGGGCTCGGAAGCACCGACGCCGGGCGCGAGCTGGTCGAAGGGCTGACGGAACGCGCGCGGCACCCGCCGCGCAAAGGACGTCACCCGCTGGCCGCCGACCGCCGGGTCGTACTGCGCCTCCAAAAGCTCCTGGAGCTCGCCCAAGCGGGAGCGCGCCTCGGCGTTGAGGCCACTGCGGGCGCTGAACTCCCGGACTGCGATCAGGTCGGTCTCGGAGGGGAAGGAGTGGATCTTGATGCGCACTTCGAAGAAGCGGTTGTCCAGGACCGCGATCTCCGTGGCGAGATTCCGGATGCGCTGGGTGCTCCGGTCTCCGGACGATCCGGGGTGGGCGATGGTCGCCACGGACTGGATCGCGAGGAGGTAGTGGCTTCGGGTCCAGCCCGGATCGGCCAGCAAACGCTCCAGGATCTCCTTCCCTTTGGCCTCTTCGTCCTCGATCTGACGAGCGCCGCGGTAGTACTGGGCTCGCTCCAGCACCCACCCGTTGTCCACCTCGAACAAGAACTGCTGGAGCGGCAACTCACGGAGCCAGGAGTTGCCGCGCTCGGCGTCCAGCAGTTGCTCGAACGTGATCGCCTGCAACAGGGTCCCGGGGTGGAAGCCCAGACGCCCCAGCGCCACCGCCTCCGGCTTGAACTCGGCATGCTGGACGCCACCGCCTCGCTCCACGCACGGATTGACGGCGGTACCGGTGACAGGAGCGGCCGTGGTCCCGTCCGCGCAAAACCAGCGGATCCGGAGGTAGGGCCCACGGGGGTCGACGCGGAACGCCGC is drawn from Gemmatimonadota bacterium and contains these coding sequences:
- a CDS encoding LuxR C-terminal-related transcriptional regulator, producing the protein MPPYRVVLDRLDRGDRPGALAALEAPGTDDPTAGESGPPTRILQLLRALLTQAPIRISAANAEQEPPPGQHEESRLLVTLERAGSATLALREGRVEDLVTDAAAAADASVPSRPWLTLYIGSLLQGAFRFTGDPMLRDRALEQLSQVADRIEHPHLAISARALMGTVHLMGGSYHAALDACASAIALADASGLASGPAVALAHQFRGYVLFEWNRLQEAEDALARAWELAGPNGRGVRSGVARVRAAVATARADGAAAERWLDELERIVAEPMTLRNREWLAAVRVRARLGSGDLGALADWLRTYDYRPEELARSESRALAARLHELEHLLAVLEGLGDWEALLATAPHLLRASGSLRHWYAVRALSAEAVALHALGRYGEAETRWSEALTRGARGSFVRVYLEGDPRRLDLLHDAAHGTGAAVAQARRVHAATDPAPDPSALPPLSERQRLVLSSLARGCSNKAIARELGLSLSTVKTHLRALFVKLDASSRTQALAHARRRGLL
- a CDS encoding DoxX family protein gives rise to the protein MEAFLDRLHAQARANPFFQRLAVVSRILLAVGFIPPSITKILGHRFTSLGLDTPVGYFFDALHRTGAWWQFIGWSQFTAGVLLLIPATATVGAVLFFPIILNIFVITVAVGFTGTPFVTGPMLLAAFFLLCWDYDRLKPMVWPTSRRDTPPLVLTRVEIAGYLVGGAAALVVLTAIRGLVPRGVVLPALVTGALAALLVLAGWIQAAMRHTPDPGSVR
- a CDS encoding serine hydrolase domain-containing protein; this translates as MCGVGALRSVVAFVAVVGGACLEGCRDPAGPEHRDDIAAWMQFYGINGVSVAVIRDFGLDYAETHGVKSGATRDPVTEHTLFQAASLTKAVSAVGIVRLAQEGALSLDQDVNDYLTSWQVPDNGLQAAEKVTLRRLLSHTAGTTVHGFRGYRYGEAVPSLVQILNGEPPANSPPVVVESVPGTRFSYSGGGYEIADLVVRDVTGVPFAEFVRERVLTPIGMSESTYEQPLAEAWRDRTASGYYANGSAVPGGHHIYPESAAAALWTTASDYARFLIELQLSLRGQSNRVLSRESAEMLIAEVRERYGLGVGLRSIHGQTYLWHAGANDGFRGGMLAHPTLGYGLVVLTNSDRGDELTEAVIAVIGKREHWPGY
- a CDS encoding amidohydrolase family protein; amino-acid sequence: MRPFRIPSAIGVCLLFASTTAGLHAQQPTDSTKPKRDLPLVPERTVEFDTDEGTWISLDVTPDGQSIVFELLGDLYRLPMEGGDAVRLAEGQGYDSQPRVSPDGQWIAFISDRDGADNLWVAKIDGTGARKLTRESQNAVMSPAWTADSQYIVYTERARSTELHMVHVNGGSGLTLGGGSAPGGGGAGGGGGRPAELGAVLSADGRYVYAARAAGGQGGRFPLWQVARRDLRSGDVDVLTQSEGSAIRPLLSPDGTQLVYGTRHETQTGLRIRDLESGADRWLVYPIQRDEQETGGAPSRDVLPGYAFTPDGSAVLFTEQGRIKRVSVADGSVRVIPFNAHVSLEVGPELNFPYRVPQGPVRARLVQDPRQSPDGRRLAFSVLTKVYVMDLPDGEPRRLTRTDAWEFKPVWSPDGRWIAYVTWDMQGGHIWKMRSDGQGQPQRLTEHEAFYTDLAFSPDGTRLVGLRANAYMRHQTFSEFGGLRVPLDLVWLDVNGGDVHLVSPARGLGVPHFGNDPDRIFVYSNDGLISLRYDGSDRRTHLKVTGPPSPRAPQPPAAEAVVMRPDGKWALAAVGNQLHVMAVPPVQSDPASVAIRSPSMPTKRITDIGADYFAWADGGETITWAIGSTYYRRPFASLDFTPEEGGARAGARPDTASADSSAAKPALDDDPAVEAVEIVMEFPRATPSGTIALRGATVITMNGDQVIPNADLIVTDNRIVGLGARGSVPIPSGAREVDVSGRFIVPGFVDTHAHWEFRTHDVLEPQNWSLVANLAYGVTAGLDVQTSTNDYFAYQDLVETGQAVGERAFMTGPGVFSSNDFQSYEATLSYLKRYKHHYRTPNIKSYMVGNRKQRQWVVQASKELQLMPTTEGGRDLKLDLTHAIDGFHGNEHTLPVVPLFKDVRELFVRTGIAYTPTLLVQYGGPIAEEYFYTTTEVHDDPKLNRFYPHNVLDDMSRRRGRWVREDEFSFDEAAAAAAEIQRAGGLVGVGGHGQLQGLGYHWEMWALAMGGMTPREVLQAATIDGAKIIGFAEDLGSLEVGKLADLVVLRRNPLDDIRNTNSVHYVMKNGELYDGDTLDQVWPVERPLAPFWWWSAQPPRH
- a CDS encoding serine hydrolase; translation: MKTRVLLFFVLALWLPSTPALAQRVGDSGASSVPVRASGGGTLESFSFPDPDASLQRGLERVLARAPFRDLVRQGALSVALIDLSDPEHVRYAGYDEDHMRYAASLPKIGILLGVFDQVEKGELEYTPELRRDLELMIRNSSNQKSSELIRRVGFQTIANVLQEPRYQLYSQARNGGIWVGRGYGGMGLWRRDPIAQLSHGATARQVARFMVMMDQGLLISPWASAEMKDIMGEPAIHHKFVAGLDARPGSRIYRKSGTWSRWHADAALVERDGKKYVAVGLLETERNPGYLRDLIVSLDDLVFRPSASPRVVGSSNEER
- a CDS encoding serine hydrolase; this translates as MKSQRRWRVSRGRGLSALGGLCLAAAAVVALPGRADSYPLDGYERTGIRRLRVYRQINDGALPGNIRLKPGAQLPSSAIRLRLADTNPSFDVGADTPRDAALQEGIERIVGRRHSSYRVAVLDITDPQHPRYAAVKPNEGYIPGSVGKLLVMTGLFNELRKRFPTDLAAREELLRTTRIVADAWVMPNSHEVPVVNEDMTRVTHRSIRIGDEFTLWEWLDHMVSPSSNAAGSMVWKHVLLMNHFGSRYPVSKEEEDAFFANTPKAELTDRAIEVLEAPLREMGLDTEQLRLRTFFTRGAERIIPGRSSYATPQELVRWLLKLEQGKVVDRWSSEEMKRLLYFTRRRYRYAFSPELDQAAVYFKSGSLYRCRPEEGYSCGQYRGNAENLMHAVAIVEAPARPDTVQHVYLISMMSNVLKVNSASEHAELGTQIERFIRGLHVPASGSTESSAEVRP